In the Verrucomicrobiia bacterium genome, one interval contains:
- a CDS encoding ATP-binding protein, whose product MFSTAEIVELIKAHKSGSDELFDKTIQKLVRSSEQKGKKGVAKALRDIYSKPNEMYRKVTQSSLKQVPAAPTFAMDTSADVTLDDVVLSKRNQLVVDEIIQTWNSRKKLKAAGLSHGTKVIFYGLPGTGKTYLASALAGTLGLPIVDVDVSKLISSFMGETGKNVSELFVGKEQQILFLDEFESLAKNRADEMDIGEAKRIVTAILQNIDTLNDDVLLIAATNHIEMIDSAIRRRFTYELDMDDIDLASRRKMFNLYLKDHKNIEDDAIDTLGELATEFTGHDIQRIYTKTMRRSVLSLDKLTFEEQIFKQLTETKYRKKRFNSKDTTDVNELKKVVKALWAVNKKYFTYEMLESMTGIPHATIHYLVSKRGTK is encoded by the coding sequence ATGTTTTCTACAGCCGAAATAGTTGAACTAATAAAAGCGCACAAGTCGGGTAGCGATGAGCTCTTTGATAAAACAATTCAAAAGCTAGTACGTAGTAGCGAACAAAAGGGCAAAAAAGGTGTAGCAAAGGCTTTGCGTGATATTTACTCTAAGCCCAATGAAATGTACAGAAAGGTCACGCAGTCATCACTTAAGCAGGTGCCGGCGGCTCCTACCTTCGCAATGGATACGTCGGCTGACGTAACTCTTGATGATGTGGTGTTATCGAAACGCAACCAACTTGTGGTGGATGAAATAATCCAAACTTGGAATAGCCGTAAAAAGCTTAAGGCGGCAGGGCTATCCCATGGTACTAAGGTAATATTTTACGGTTTACCTGGTACCGGTAAAACTTACTTAGCCAGTGCGCTTGCCGGCACCCTGGGCCTACCGATAGTAGATGTAGATGTGAGCAAGCTCATATCTTCATTCATGGGCGAAACCGGTAAAAATGTTAGTGAGCTGTTTGTCGGTAAAGAGCAGCAAATTTTATTTCTGGATGAGTTTGAGTCGCTTGCAAAAAACCGGGCCGATGAAATGGACATTGGCGAGGCTAAGCGTATCGTAACTGCCATCCTTCAAAACATAGACACGCTAAATGATGATGTACTCCTAATAGCTGCCACCAATCATATTGAAATGATTGACTCAGCAATACGTAGGCGTTTTACCTATGAGCTTGATATGGATGATATCGATCTTGCCTCGCGAAGAAAGATGTTTAATCTGTACCTCAAAGATCATAAGAATATAGAGGATGATGCAATTGATACTCTAGGCGAACTGGCCACTGAATTTACCGGTCACGACATCCAGCGCATTTATACAAAAACTATGAGGCGTTCAGTCTTGAGCCTCGACAAGCTTACATTTGAAGAACAGATCTTCAAGCAGCTGACCGAAACCAAATACCGTAAAAAACGTTTTAACTCGAAGGACACTACTGATGTAAATGAACTTAAAAAAGTAGTAAAGGCGCTCTGGGCTGTCAATAAGAAGTACTTTACTTACGAAATGCTTGAAAGTATGACCGGCATACCTCACGCAACCATTCACTACTTGGTATCTAAGAGGGGAACGAAATGA
- a CDS encoding NUDIX hydrolase: MSKISHDSETPAHGQQVITVCAFIHHTFDGVTKVFLPKRAATKKFLPNVYNVPGGHVDYGEDLVTALKREIQEEFGKKVTVGDPFATFDYMNEIKGTHSVEIIYFAQFEDGNESIELVPEDHSSYAWIAENELESMFTAGREANDPELTVMKKGFALLSGESPQF, translated from the coding sequence ATGAGTAAAATTTCCCATGATAGCGAGACACCTGCGCATGGCCAACAAGTAATCACAGTTTGTGCTTTTATCCACCATACATTTGATGGCGTAACTAAAGTTTTTCTGCCAAAAAGGGCCGCGACCAAAAAGTTTCTGCCGAACGTCTACAATGTGCCAGGGGGTCATGTGGACTATGGCGAAGATTTGGTGACCGCATTGAAGCGCGAGATTCAAGAGGAATTTGGTAAGAAAGTAACTGTTGGCGATCCATTCGCCACCTTTGACTATATGAATGAGATTAAAGGCACGCACTCGGTTGAGATTATCTACTTTGCCCAGTTTGAGGACGGCAATGAAAGCATTGAGCTGGTTCCTGAAGATCATTCGAGCTACGCCTGGATCGCTGAAAACGAATTGGAATCTATGTTTACTGCCGGTCGCGAAGCCAACGATCCGGAGCTCACTGTGATGAAAAAGGGTTTTGCGCTTTTGAGCGGCGAGAGCCCGCAATTTTGA
- a CDS encoding S8 family peptidase, whose translation MNENLPFVIPSTQSAKATKGGGKGYTFFGDPINFNEHKQQRIKDLQEVTREAKAEKPKISNPEQLSFLDIELDPKATAKSSIPVELFDDYGLDVNKRLDTNELVISGTDEALEKFEQALADFEYVPQLNDDGNFKNKGPALLSAITKISRVSKEQKLDGIVEEENLGVAYFYKSISALNAKKIADELIKTRGIKAEYMVSPSGAKILTGEFSADDVDLITNDDYENPFAKFEVMHHIGVVTKSINTTYPITKADIDLSNAKTIVGIVDGGIAELDVLEDLVVDRKDYTTDPDSDKYHATLAASRTIFGNDIEDQLFDNNKLAANAKVVDVKVMEGEDGPTPVELIGYLEDAIKTFPDVKEYSMSLGMTDLCAHNKKSYLTRELDALQHNYGVVFVVSAGNRDDFHTRQYPDVLSEPDSSLNSPGDSINGISVGALADKANKDSLAQVNEPSPFTRTGFDGIRKPDLVHYGGNARATGVWRDQGVKGLSVVENELYENVGTSFATPVVSGELAQALTVVEESGYDNAVDLAKALTIHSASYIPNETSLINSTDLDKIVGHGVPDVKNVLFADKTRVVYVISGEIGGVPPRSKTREAVRKISFTIPDELKNLKRQLNVRATLAYTAPIDPNDEVDTAQSDVTMTLYKVNSRKKLRNSGKADDSDYSYKPKWYTIKCLERTYSSRSYDGGEWELRLTLQTRGDADDDSFMQPFAVVISIEDIGDDDGRIDLQQIIRNNHKQYVRINEISNRQRATTR comes from the coding sequence ATGAATGAGAACTTACCATTTGTAATACCAAGCACGCAAAGTGCAAAGGCCACCAAGGGCGGTGGCAAGGGCTACACATTTTTTGGTGACCCAATCAACTTCAATGAGCATAAGCAGCAGCGTATTAAGGATCTGCAAGAAGTTACTCGTGAGGCTAAGGCTGAAAAGCCGAAGATATCAAACCCTGAACAGCTTTCGTTTCTGGATATCGAGCTTGACCCTAAAGCAACAGCGAAAAGCAGCATACCAGTTGAGTTATTTGACGATTATGGGCTTGACGTGAACAAGCGGCTTGATACTAATGAGCTGGTAATCTCAGGTACGGATGAGGCGCTGGAAAAATTTGAACAGGCATTGGCGGATTTCGAGTACGTTCCACAATTAAACGATGACGGTAACTTTAAGAACAAGGGACCGGCGCTGCTCTCAGCAATCACTAAGATCTCACGAGTCAGCAAAGAGCAAAAATTAGATGGAATAGTCGAGGAAGAGAATCTTGGCGTAGCGTATTTCTATAAATCAATATCAGCACTGAACGCAAAAAAGATTGCCGACGAACTTATCAAAACGCGTGGTATAAAAGCAGAATATATGGTGTCACCGTCAGGAGCCAAAATTTTAACTGGTGAATTTTCTGCGGATGATGTCGATCTTATTACAAATGACGATTACGAAAACCCATTCGCCAAGTTCGAGGTTATGCATCACATCGGGGTGGTGACCAAAAGTATCAACACCACATACCCTATCACGAAAGCTGATATAGACCTCAGCAACGCTAAAACAATCGTAGGCATCGTTGACGGCGGCATTGCCGAGCTAGATGTTCTTGAAGATCTAGTTGTAGACCGCAAGGACTACACCACTGACCCAGATAGCGATAAATATCATGCTACACTTGCGGCAAGCAGAACTATCTTCGGTAATGACATTGAAGATCAGTTATTTGATAACAACAAGCTAGCCGCTAACGCCAAAGTTGTCGATGTCAAGGTCATGGAAGGCGAGGACGGCCCCACGCCAGTCGAATTGATTGGCTACCTTGAAGACGCAATAAAGACGTTCCCAGATGTTAAGGAATACAGCATGTCTCTAGGCATGACAGACCTTTGCGCACATAATAAGAAGTCATATCTAACGCGCGAGCTTGACGCCCTTCAGCATAACTATGGTGTAGTGTTTGTGGTGTCGGCAGGAAACCGTGACGATTTTCATACACGGCAATATCCAGACGTACTATCGGAACCGGACTCTTCACTGAACTCACCGGGAGACTCGATCAACGGCATATCCGTAGGTGCGCTTGCAGACAAGGCAAACAAAGACTCTTTGGCACAAGTTAATGAGCCGTCTCCATTCACAAGAACAGGCTTTGATGGCATACGAAAACCAGATCTCGTCCATTATGGCGGCAATGCGCGAGCAACAGGAGTTTGGCGCGATCAAGGCGTGAAAGGCTTAAGCGTAGTGGAGAATGAATTGTATGAGAATGTTGGCACAAGCTTTGCCACTCCAGTTGTAAGTGGCGAACTTGCGCAAGCACTAACAGTCGTCGAAGAGTCCGGTTACGATAATGCCGTGGATCTTGCCAAAGCGCTAACTATCCACTCGGCGAGTTATATCCCAAATGAAACATCACTAATCAACTCGACGGATCTAGATAAGATTGTCGGCCATGGCGTTCCTGATGTTAAGAACGTGCTATTTGCCGATAAGACTAGAGTGGTTTATGTAATTAGCGGCGAAATTGGTGGCGTACCACCACGATCCAAAACTCGTGAAGCTGTACGCAAAATTAGTTTTACCATTCCAGATGAACTTAAAAATCTAAAAAGGCAGTTGAATGTACGTGCTACACTTGCATACACTGCGCCGATTGATCCGAACGACGAAGTAGATACGGCCCAGAGCGACGTTACAATGACGCTTTACAAGGTGAACTCTCGGAAAAAGTTGAGGAATTCTGGCAAAGCAGATGACTCCGACTACAGCTATAAACCAAAGTGGTATACGATAAAATGCCTCGAGCGGACCTACTCCTCAAGATCGTATGACGGTGGTGAATGGGAGTTACGTTTAACGCTTCAAACTCGTGGCGATGCGGATGACGACAGTTTTATGCAGCCATTTGCGGTAGTAATATCCATCGAAGATATCGGTGACGATGATGGCCGTATAGACCTTCAACAGATAATCAGGAACAACCATAAGCAGTATGTGCGCATAAATGAAATAAGCAACCGGCAAAGGGCAACAACTCGCTAG